In Lewinellaceae bacterium, a single window of DNA contains:
- a CDS encoding 1-acyl-sn-glycerol-3-phosphate acyltransferase: MFRAISRFLLRILGWTIITEYDELPKKYVIIVIPHTSNWDFPIGLMVRSAMGFDAKYVGKDSLFRNPVLGAIMRWLGGYPVDRSKNNNFVDAVVDIFNSKEKFAITIAPEGTRRKVDKLKTGFYYIALGARIPIIMIKLDWERKQLVFSRPFFPSGDKEADFEFITAYFRGVKGRNPENSFA; this comes from the coding sequence ATGTTCAGGGCGATCAGCAGGTTTTTACTCAGAATATTGGGTTGGACGATCATCACCGAATACGATGAACTGCCAAAGAAATATGTGATCATTGTCATCCCGCACACTTCCAACTGGGATTTTCCCATCGGCCTCATGGTGCGCAGCGCAATGGGGTTCGACGCCAAGTACGTCGGCAAAGATTCGCTGTTCAGAAACCCGGTCCTGGGCGCCATCATGCGCTGGCTGGGCGGCTATCCGGTAGACCGCAGCAAAAACAACAACTTTGTGGATGCCGTGGTCGATATTTTCAACAGCAAAGAGAAATTCGCCATCACCATAGCCCCGGAAGGCACCCGCAGGAAAGTCGACAAGCTGAAAACCGGCTTCTACTACATCGCCCTGGGCGCCAGGATTCCCATCATCATGATAAAACTCGATTGGGAACGCAAACAACTGGTGTTCAGCCGCCCCTTCTTCCCTTCCGGCGACAAGGAAGCCGACTTCGAATTTATTACGGCTTACTTCCGGGGAGTGAAAGGCAGAAACCCGGAGAACAGTTTCGCCTGA
- a CDS encoding T9SS type A sorting domain-containing protein produces MKFRMLYSLFALIGAALLLMNNSTGPASVQGLDRTGSPLSPGPCQACHSAGAFSPTLTLEVLDDGAAVDAYEPGKTYRLRVEAGATGSPAGYGFQAVALMGNNDDQAGAFSNPGAGIKVTPLNGRQYAEHSMRRTSNIFEVDWTAPEAGAGEVRFYSAVVAANGNGSSGGDGSSFLTSPVALAEGAVSSTEGNELFETFSVFPNPVGAELHLRFQSREQGAYQLRILDLQGQSLLERRIEVAAGRQLQSLDASALPTGLYTVQVADGRRVSSRKVVKR; encoded by the coding sequence ATGAAATTCAGAATGCTTTACTCCCTGTTTGCCCTTATTGGCGCTGCGCTGCTCTTGATGAACAACTCCACCGGCCCGGCGTCGGTCCAGGGGCTCGACCGCACCGGCAGCCCGCTCAGCCCGGGGCCCTGCCAGGCCTGCCACAGCGCCGGCGCCTTTTCCCCAACCCTAACCCTTGAGGTACTCGACGACGGCGCCGCCGTGGACGCCTACGAGCCAGGAAAGACCTACAGGCTGCGGGTAGAAGCTGGCGCCACGGGCAGCCCGGCCGGTTATGGCTTTCAGGCCGTCGCCCTTATGGGGAACAACGATGACCAGGCCGGCGCTTTTTCGAATCCCGGCGCCGGCATCAAGGTGACGCCGCTCAACGGCCGGCAATACGCCGAGCACAGCATGCGCCGCACCAGCAACATTTTTGAAGTAGACTGGACCGCTCCGGAAGCCGGCGCGGGGGAAGTGCGCTTCTACTCGGCAGTAGTAGCCGCCAATGGCAATGGCAGCTCCGGCGGAGACGGCTCGTCCTTCCTCACCAGCCCGGTGGCCCTTGCGGAAGGGGCAGTCAGCAGCACAGAAGGCAACGAGCTGTTCGAAACATTCAGCGTCTTTCCCAATCCGGTGGGCGCCGAACTGCACCTGCGCTTCCAAAGCCGGGAGCAGGGAGCGTACCAGCTTCGGATTCTCGATCTCCAGGGGCAAAGCCTGCTGGAGCGGCGCATCGAGGTGGCCGCCGGCAGGCAGTTGCAAAGCCTGGATGCCAGTGCCCTGCCAACCGGTTTGTATACCGTGCAGGTTGCCGACGGCCGGAGGGTGAGCAGCCGAAAGGTGGTGAAGCGGTAG
- a CDS encoding winged helix-turn-helix domain-containing protein, giving the protein MTVSRIVIFGGSPDQLHQVAELIAGAWAMSIFPAGHRLIDADLFPPPGLILFIQEGSFQEAMPLLASVQKKLPHTPVIWIAEKPEREDIIRAFRFGVNDCLLFPLKADEFREALERHGESHAGVGPIKRWRDQFRQWLGIGQAPQDGMGLKKSADGMPGGILFPAARQKQAGHEIEVQFFGSFRFRVKGRQLPLLPGEKVNALLAYLLYYHQKPVHREILLSKFWGYTSPSSARKSLNVAIYTLRQHLNGFIPGMEFLQYYNDNYSINPELDVLTDVDQFLSNWHKGRAAEASHGPQEALEYYKTATALYQGDFLEDMHYEEWCELERDNLKETYLILLDRLGTYFLQEKAFNMAGKVYRIMLEKDGCLENIHRKLILCYYQLGLRDKAIRQYYKCAEVLRKELNIEPSSSTKELFQLIIKEEHLPRII; this is encoded by the coding sequence ATGACAGTCTCCCGGATTGTAATTTTTGGCGGAAGCCCGGATCAATTACACCAGGTTGCCGAACTGATCGCAGGCGCCTGGGCCATGAGCATTTTCCCGGCCGGCCACCGGCTGATTGATGCCGACCTGTTTCCCCCGCCCGGCCTGATATTGTTTATCCAGGAAGGTTCATTCCAGGAGGCCATGCCTTTGTTGGCGTCCGTGCAAAAAAAGCTGCCGCACACGCCGGTGATCTGGATCGCCGAAAAGCCCGAGAGAGAGGACATCATCCGGGCTTTTCGTTTTGGGGTGAACGATTGCCTGCTCTTCCCCCTGAAGGCGGATGAATTTCGGGAGGCGCTGGAAAGGCACGGGGAAAGCCACGCCGGCGTGGGGCCTATAAAGCGGTGGAGAGATCAGTTTCGCCAGTGGCTGGGAATAGGGCAGGCGCCACAGGACGGCATGGGATTGAAAAAAAGCGCAGACGGGATGCCCGGGGGCATCCTGTTTCCGGCAGCCCGGCAGAAGCAGGCCGGGCATGAAATAGAGGTTCAGTTTTTTGGAAGCTTCCGGTTCCGGGTAAAGGGGCGGCAACTGCCGCTCCTGCCGGGAGAGAAGGTCAATGCCCTTTTGGCCTACTTGCTGTATTATCACCAAAAGCCCGTACACCGGGAAATCCTCCTGTCAAAATTCTGGGGGTATACTTCCCCCTCATCCGCCCGGAAATCCCTTAACGTGGCCATATATACGCTGCGGCAGCACCTCAACGGCTTTATTCCCGGCATGGAATTTTTACAATATTACAACGACAATTACTCCATCAACCCCGAATTGGATGTCCTTACCGATGTCGACCAATTCCTGAGCAACTGGCATAAAGGGCGGGCTGCAGAGGCCAGCCATGGCCCGCAGGAGGCGCTGGAATATTACAAAACGGCTACTGCTCTTTACCAGGGCGACTTTCTGGAAGATATGCATTACGAGGAATGGTGCGAGCTGGAAAGGGATAACCTGAAAGAGACCTACCTCATCTTATTGGACCGCCTCGGCACTTACTTTTTGCAGGAGAAGGCTTTCAACATGGCGGGGAAAGTATACAGAATCATGCTGGAAAAAGACGGCTGCCTGGAAAATATCCATCGGAAACTGATCCTGTGCTATTACCAGTTGGGGCTTCGGGATAAAGCCATCCGGCAGTACTATAAATGCGCAGAGGTGTTGCGCAAGGAATTGAATATTGAGCCGTCTTCATCCACCAAAGAACTCTTCCAATTGATCATCAAGGAAGAACACCTTCCCAGGATCATATAA